The Catenulispora sp. MAP5-51 genome has a window encoding:
- a CDS encoding kelch repeat-containing protein, whose product MSIAGLAVACAMALGLASVAQATTTPAGGGGTPSSASAHKGTGCAVPVPASERKSSAPYAQCDLVTATDSLGNQDTGSSTPVADALTPSDIRAAYNLPRGGSGETVAVVDSGGYASAEADLAVYRHTYGLPDCTTANGCFTKLDQNGGHNYPPDDLDWSVETALDLDAISAACPQCHILLVEGDSPGLDDLGQAENTAAARHPAAISNSYGVPGEGGSGADTVAAYGHYYDHPGIAVTASTGDHGNVVNWPASNGNVVAVGGTTLTRAAATTRGWTEAAWAAGGSGCSIIEPKPEYQQGMTTGCANRAISDISADADPDTGLGIYNSTPAVDGWLRVGGTSLSSPLVAAMYALAGTPTPGTYPVTYPYADTNAGDITDVTTGSDGDCGTLLCTSGPGWDGPTGLGTPFGVGALRQGPHGLVTGTVRSLGSRTTTGPVSGAAVTASDAAGRTYSATTDASGGFTLGLAPGTYTLTVVEFGFAKATETVQVAQGKVAKEAFVLHALPTHVVSGTVTDASGHGWPLAATITVAGYPGGAIATDPVTGRYAVRLPDNGTYTLHISATLPGYQTTDDSVAVGTGDVRHDVPLPVDANGCTTGYHFGYKGTTTDFEGWAGATPQNGWTVTDDSGSGITWRFDDPGQNGNNTGGTGQFAEVDSHDGGISTHETTSLVSPVLDLSGDANPIITFDNAFDSPRYNSNANVEVSIDGGQTWTSVWHMAATVAYGPEVVAIPQAAGKNNVRIRFAYDAVHSYYWQVDNVFIGNRSCDPTPGGLVAGTVADANTGAALSNATVSLAGVPVTTTAADGAYELFAPASAADASGRTTLDVTDGAYTGATAGLSVARDHVTRHDWRLGAGRISVSGGPVRAAGPLGKSTVRMVTFRNTGTAPVNVVLTPQDGTYTPDSHPGQPAKAGANAPVRHLSGTYTAGPLLAGETATAASSAAATTAAGTAWAPGDALPTSVMDSASVTLDGKVYTFGGVGQAGSQYQAYVHDPVAGGWKRLANMPQALEKPGAGAIDGKIYVVGGWDVNGDASAATYRYDPASDSWTSVASLPAPAVAGGTAVLGGRLYVIAGCAGNCAPASQATYVYDPTTDAWSQAADYPITDAWFSCAGIDAEVVCTGGTDPQTALETAATYAFDPTTGVWTAKAAMPYTNWGMASASADGRLQVLGGVTAGQLTNQTEEYDPATDTWSSLPAMNTLAYRASGACGLYVVGGATDNKNVLPTVEQLPGYEDCGTSGAATWLSAPHTVTVAPGATVTVPVTLNAGAVAKTGTYTSGLTIGTDTPYSLPALTATMKVR is encoded by the coding sequence ATGTCGATCGCCGGGTTGGCGGTCGCCTGCGCGATGGCGCTCGGGTTGGCGTCCGTCGCCCAGGCGACGACGACGCCGGCCGGCGGTGGCGGCACACCGTCCAGCGCTTCGGCCCACAAGGGCACCGGATGCGCCGTCCCCGTACCGGCGTCCGAGCGAAAGAGCTCCGCTCCTTACGCCCAATGCGACCTCGTGACCGCGACCGACAGCCTGGGCAACCAGGACACCGGCTCGTCGACTCCGGTCGCCGACGCCTTGACCCCCAGCGACATCAGGGCCGCGTACAACCTTCCGAGAGGCGGTTCCGGCGAGACGGTCGCCGTCGTCGACTCCGGCGGATATGCCAGCGCGGAGGCCGACCTGGCCGTCTACCGCCATACCTACGGCCTTCCCGACTGCACGACCGCGAATGGCTGCTTCACCAAGCTCGACCAGAACGGCGGCCACAACTACCCGCCGGATGACCTCGACTGGTCCGTGGAGACGGCGCTCGACCTCGACGCGATCTCCGCGGCTTGTCCGCAGTGCCACATCCTGCTGGTCGAGGGCGACTCCCCCGGCCTGGACGACCTCGGCCAGGCTGAGAACACCGCCGCCGCCCGCCACCCGGCGGCCATCTCCAACTCCTATGGCGTGCCTGGCGAGGGCGGGAGTGGGGCCGACACCGTGGCGGCCTACGGCCACTACTACGACCATCCCGGTATCGCGGTCACCGCATCGACCGGCGACCACGGCAACGTCGTCAACTGGCCGGCGTCGAACGGGAACGTCGTCGCCGTCGGCGGAACCACGCTGACCCGCGCCGCCGCCACCACCCGCGGCTGGACCGAGGCCGCTTGGGCCGCCGGCGGCTCGGGCTGCTCGATCATCGAGCCCAAGCCGGAGTATCAGCAGGGCATGACCACCGGCTGCGCCAACCGCGCCATCAGCGACATCTCCGCGGACGCCGACCCCGACACGGGTCTGGGCATCTACAACTCGACCCCGGCCGTCGACGGCTGGCTCCGGGTCGGCGGCACCTCGCTGTCCTCGCCGCTCGTCGCCGCGATGTACGCGCTCGCCGGAACCCCGACTCCCGGCACCTACCCGGTGACCTACCCGTACGCCGACACGAACGCCGGTGACATCACCGACGTCACCACCGGCTCCGACGGCGATTGCGGCACCTTGCTCTGCACCTCCGGCCCCGGCTGGGACGGCCCGACCGGGCTCGGCACCCCCTTCGGCGTCGGCGCGCTTCGCCAGGGCCCGCACGGTCTGGTGACCGGCACCGTCCGGAGCCTCGGCTCACGCACGACCACCGGTCCGGTCTCGGGCGCCGCCGTCACCGCCTCCGACGCGGCCGGCCGCACCTACAGCGCCACGACCGACGCCTCCGGCGGCTTCACCCTCGGTCTGGCACCGGGCACATACACCCTGACCGTCGTGGAGTTCGGCTTCGCGAAGGCGACCGAGACGGTTCAGGTCGCGCAGGGGAAGGTGGCGAAGGAAGCGTTCGTCCTGCACGCGCTGCCCACCCACGTCGTCTCCGGCACCGTCACCGACGCCTCGGGCCACGGCTGGCCGCTCGCCGCGACGATCACCGTCGCCGGCTACCCCGGCGGCGCGATCGCCACCGACCCGGTGACCGGCCGGTACGCGGTCAGGCTGCCGGACAACGGCACCTACACGCTGCACATCTCGGCGACCCTGCCGGGATATCAGACCACTGACGACTCCGTCGCCGTCGGCACCGGCGATGTCCGCCATGACGTCCCGCTCCCCGTGGACGCCAACGGCTGCACCACCGGCTATCACTTCGGGTATAAGGGCACCACGACCGACTTCGAGGGCTGGGCCGGCGCCACGCCGCAAAACGGCTGGACCGTCACCGACGACAGCGGCTCCGGGATCACCTGGCGCTTCGACGACCCGGGCCAGAACGGCAACAACACCGGCGGCACCGGCCAGTTCGCCGAGGTCGATTCCCACGACGGCGGCATCTCCACCCATGAGACGACCAGCCTGGTCTCGCCGGTGCTCGATCTGAGCGGCGACGCCAACCCGATCATCACCTTCGACAACGCCTTCGACTCACCCCGCTACAACTCCAACGCCAACGTCGAGGTCTCCATCGACGGCGGCCAGACCTGGACGTCGGTCTGGCACATGGCCGCGACGGTCGCGTACGGCCCGGAGGTCGTGGCGATCCCGCAGGCCGCCGGCAAGAACAACGTGCGGATCCGCTTCGCCTACGACGCGGTCCACTCCTACTACTGGCAGGTCGACAACGTCTTCATCGGCAACCGCTCCTGCGACCCCACCCCCGGCGGCCTCGTGGCGGGAACCGTTGCCGACGCGAACACCGGCGCGGCGCTGTCCAACGCCACGGTCAGCCTGGCCGGCGTGCCGGTGACCACGACGGCCGCCGACGGCGCCTACGAGCTGTTCGCGCCCGCTTCGGCGGCCGACGCTTCCGGCCGGACCACGCTGGATGTCACGGACGGGGCGTACACCGGCGCGACCGCCGGCCTGTCCGTCGCCCGCGACCACGTCACGCGGCACGACTGGCGCCTGGGCGCCGGCCGGATCAGCGTCTCCGGCGGTCCGGTTCGCGCGGCCGGGCCACTGGGCAAGTCCACGGTCCGGATGGTGACCTTCCGCAACACCGGCACCGCTCCCGTCAACGTGGTCCTCACGCCGCAGGACGGCACCTACACGCCCGACTCGCACCCGGGTCAGCCGGCGAAGGCCGGTGCCAACGCGCCGGTCCGGCACCTGAGCGGCACGTACACCGCCGGGCCGCTGCTCGCCGGTGAGACGGCCACGGCGGCATCCTCGGCCGCCGCCACCACCGCCGCGGGCACCGCTTGGGCACCAGGCGACGCCCTGCCGACGTCGGTGATGGACTCCGCCTCGGTGACGCTCGACGGCAAGGTCTACACCTTCGGCGGCGTCGGCCAGGCGGGCTCGCAGTACCAGGCCTACGTTCACGACCCCGTCGCCGGAGGCTGGAAGCGGCTGGCCAACATGCCCCAAGCCCTGGAGAAGCCGGGTGCCGGGGCGATCGACGGCAAGATCTACGTCGTCGGCGGCTGGGACGTCAACGGTGACGCCTCGGCCGCGACCTATCGCTACGACCCGGCGAGCGACTCGTGGACCTCGGTGGCCTCCCTTCCGGCGCCCGCCGTCGCCGGCGGCACGGCAGTCCTCGGCGGCCGGCTCTACGTGATCGCGGGCTGCGCCGGCAACTGTGCCCCGGCATCGCAGGCCACGTACGTCTACGACCCCACCACCGACGCCTGGAGCCAGGCGGCGGACTACCCGATCACCGACGCGTGGTTCTCCTGCGCCGGCATCGACGCAGAGGTCGTCTGCACCGGCGGGACGGATCCGCAGACCGCCCTGGAGACGGCGGCGACGTACGCCTTCGACCCGACCACCGGCGTGTGGACGGCCAAGGCCGCCATGCCCTACACGAACTGGGGCATGGCCTCCGCCTCCGCCGACGGCCGACTCCAGGTCCTCGGCGGCGTCACCGCCGGCCAGTTGACCAACCAGACCGAGGAGTACGACCCCGCCACGGACACCTGGTCGTCCCTGCCCGCGATGAACACACTGGCCTACCGCGCCAGCGGCGCCTGCGGCCTGTACGTCGTCGGCGGCGCGACGGACAACAAGAACGTGCTCCCCACCGTCGAGCAACTGCCCGGCTACGAGGACTGCGGCACTTCGGGTGCGGCCACCTGGCTGTCGGCACCGCACACCGTCACCGTCGCCCCCGGCGCCACGGTCACGGTCCCGGTCACCCTGAACGCGGGCGCGGTCGCCAAGACCGGCACCTACACGAGCGGGCTGACCATCGGCACCGACACGCCGTACTCCCTGCCCGCACTCACCGCCACCATGAAGGTGAGGTGA
- a CDS encoding DUF2252 domain-containing protein, translating into MSESRKGVVTGRPYLNPEERVKRGRSARHHAPRSSHGDWAPAADRRPVVDQVEAQASASVADLVPIRYGRMIESPFRFYRGAAAIMAADLAATPRSEMRAQLCGDAHLLNFRLLGSPERQLVFDINDFDETLRGPWEWDVKRLAASLAIAGRENDFDDHQRETVVRSMVRSYREAMRTYAGMTNLDVWYAHGNAELIRKLYTDQLDAQRRRNFRRMMAKAKGRDSLQAAEKLTTIVDGRPRIVADPPLVVPIADLLPELERGQLETWIRDLVRRYSRSLGSDLRMLLDQYRVVDMARKVVGVGSVGTRCWIVLLAGSDERDPLFLQIKEANRSVLADHAGESPYPHQGHRVVAGQRLMQAVGDIMLGWKRGEDAHGGSHDFYVRQLRDWKGILESRTMVPHSMRIFGELCGATLARAHARSSDRIAIASYLGKSDVFDRAVARFAETYADQNEKDHQALVDAVDRGRIRAQAA; encoded by the coding sequence ATGTCCGAGTCGAGAAAAGGCGTCGTCACCGGGCGCCCGTATCTGAACCCCGAAGAACGCGTGAAGCGCGGACGATCCGCTCGGCACCACGCGCCCAGGTCGAGTCACGGCGACTGGGCACCCGCCGCCGACCGCCGACCGGTGGTCGACCAGGTGGAGGCCCAGGCCTCGGCGTCGGTCGCGGACCTCGTGCCCATCCGCTACGGGCGGATGATCGAGTCCCCGTTCCGCTTCTACCGCGGGGCCGCTGCGATCATGGCTGCGGACCTGGCCGCGACCCCCAGATCCGAGATGCGGGCGCAGCTGTGCGGGGACGCGCACCTGCTCAACTTCCGCCTTCTGGGATCACCGGAGCGCCAGCTGGTCTTCGACATCAACGACTTCGACGAAACGCTCCGCGGCCCGTGGGAGTGGGACGTCAAGCGGCTCGCCGCCAGCCTCGCCATCGCCGGACGGGAGAACGACTTCGACGACCACCAGCGCGAGACCGTGGTGAGATCCATGGTCCGCAGCTATCGCGAGGCGATGCGCACGTATGCCGGGATGACCAACCTCGACGTCTGGTACGCGCACGGGAACGCCGAGCTCATCCGCAAGCTCTACACGGATCAGCTCGACGCCCAGCGTCGTAGGAACTTCCGGCGCATGATGGCCAAGGCCAAAGGCCGCGACAGCCTGCAGGCGGCCGAGAAACTGACCACGATCGTCGACGGGCGTCCGCGCATCGTCGCCGATCCACCCCTCGTCGTGCCGATCGCCGACCTGCTCCCGGAACTGGAGCGCGGGCAGCTCGAGACCTGGATCCGGGACCTGGTCCGGCGCTACAGCCGCAGCCTGGGTTCCGACCTGCGCATGCTGCTCGACCAGTACCGCGTCGTCGACATGGCCCGCAAGGTCGTCGGCGTCGGCAGCGTCGGCACCCGCTGCTGGATCGTCCTGCTGGCCGGATCCGACGAGCGGGACCCGCTGTTCCTCCAGATCAAGGAGGCCAACCGCTCCGTACTGGCGGACCACGCCGGCGAGAGCCCCTACCCGCACCAGGGCCACCGCGTCGTGGCCGGACAGCGGCTGATGCAGGCGGTCGGGGACATCATGCTCGGTTGGAAGCGCGGCGAGGACGCCCACGGCGGGTCGCACGACTTCTATGTCAGGCAGTTGCGTGACTGGAAGGGCATCCTCGAGTCCAGGACCATGGTGCCCCACTCGATGCGCATCTTCGGGGAGCTGTGCGGAGCCACGTTGGCGCGGGCCCACGCACGCTCCTCCGACAGGATCGCCATCGCCTCGTACCTCGGGAAGAGCGATGTGTTCGATCGCGCCGTCGCCCGGTTCGCCGAGACCTATGCCGATCAGAACGAGAAGGACCACCAGGCACTCGTCGACGCGGTCGACCGCGGCCGGATTCGTGCACAGGCCGCGTGA
- a CDS encoding alpha/beta hydrolase → MSRTSVTFDSAGITLAAHLYLPDGPAAGPWPALVVGHPGTGVKEQTSGLYAGQLAERGFVALAFDAAYQGESGGTPRGLEDPAQRIEDFKAAVSYLTTRGEVDAGRIGLLGVCASGGYSLAATAADHRVRAVATVSTAEPARQFRYGADGTQSPAVFQSLLDAAAQARSAAARGDDPGVMTMFPATAEEAGALGGAHGVEGWEYYCGARGYHERSAKFLAWESIDKMAVSDVFYAVPLIGPRPMLQILGERAVTAWMGLEAHRRATGPAEVHWIEGASHVDLYDKQEYIGPAVDKLTAYFTESMSAS, encoded by the coding sequence ATGAGCAGGACTTCGGTCACCTTTGACAGCGCCGGCATCACGCTGGCCGCCCACCTCTATCTGCCGGACGGCCCGGCGGCCGGCCCGTGGCCGGCGCTGGTGGTGGGCCACCCGGGAACAGGGGTCAAGGAACAGACCTCCGGACTGTACGCGGGACAGTTGGCCGAACGCGGCTTCGTGGCATTGGCCTTCGACGCGGCCTATCAAGGCGAGTCCGGCGGAACCCCGCGCGGCCTGGAGGACCCGGCGCAGCGCATCGAGGATTTCAAGGCGGCGGTCTCCTACCTGACCACCCGTGGGGAGGTCGACGCCGGCCGTATCGGACTGCTGGGCGTGTGCGCGTCGGGTGGCTATTCGTTGGCTGCGACAGCTGCGGACCACCGGGTCCGCGCCGTGGCGACGGTTTCCACCGCCGAGCCGGCCCGCCAGTTCCGCTACGGCGCCGACGGCACGCAGTCGCCGGCGGTCTTCCAGTCCCTGTTGGACGCTGCGGCGCAGGCCCGCTCCGCGGCCGCCCGCGGGGACGACCCCGGGGTGATGACGATGTTCCCCGCCACGGCGGAGGAAGCCGGCGCCCTCGGTGGCGCTCACGGCGTGGAGGGTTGGGAGTACTACTGCGGCGCCCGCGGATACCACGAGCGTTCTGCGAAGTTCCTGGCGTGGGAGAGCATCGACAAGATGGCGGTCAGCGACGTCTTCTACGCGGTCCCGCTGATCGGCCCCCGCCCCATGCTGCAGATCCTGGGCGAGCGCGCCGTGACCGCCTGGATGGGCCTCGAGGCGCACCGTCGTGCCACCGGTCCCGCCGAAGTGCACTGGATCGAGGGCGCCAGCCATGTGGACCTGTACGACAAGCAGGAGTACATCGGCCCTGCTGTCGACAAGCTCACGGCGTACTTCACCGAGAGCATGAGTGCCTCCTGA
- a CDS encoding DUF2255 family protein has protein sequence MTSAAINWTPDELALLAGRQSLVLIVGDDASDEVEIGMVVVDDQLYVRAYRGPHSRWYQASRKHGRGRIRIDEVVRDVTLHTDDPGPLDQIDQAFIAKYGTAAAGLVTSTAAREATIRIASAH, from the coding sequence ATGACATCTGCTGCGATCAACTGGACCCCGGACGAGCTGGCTTTGCTCGCAGGTCGGCAGTCGCTCGTCCTGATCGTCGGCGACGATGCCTCGGACGAAGTCGAGATCGGGATGGTCGTCGTCGACGACCAGCTGTATGTCCGCGCCTATAGGGGACCCCATTCGCGCTGGTACCAGGCATCGCGCAAGCACGGCCGCGGCCGGATCCGCATCGACGAAGTCGTCCGCGACGTCACCCTGCACACCGACGACCCCGGACCGCTCGACCAGATCGACCAGGCGTTCATCGCGAAGTACGGGACCGCCGCCGCGGGGCTGGTCACGTCCACCGCCGCGCGGGAGGCAACGATACGGATCGCATCAGCCCACTGA